In one window of Cellulophaga sp. HaHa_2_95 DNA:
- a CDS encoding OmpP1/FadL family transporter produces MKKIKLSYLTSIVTLIISIHSGYSQSEALTSSPYSLYGLGVINQTSIGKSNALGYTGIGLKTDSEINNLNPANYALIPQNSFFYDIGVTGELNNYSNRSYSENKKNVNFSNIAFAFRITEGLGAGITMVPYSDVGYSLVGIQSNIEGSTETFESSVTGLGALSDLKLNLGYSLLDNLRFGMSASFLFGNIEETESFAISNSAFNLTETTNYSGARLGFGMQFDLSDKFTLGSTMQFPTSLKGSLDRSVSKVIEGSTSVTIETDEPDNADNFDLPLEVGIGFSAKLYKSFMLSADYKKNYWDATNQTDLSGSYVDQDILGVGLEYIKNKSSFKYSDRINYRLGYNYDTGYLEVNNKKINGFNITTGIGLPVSKNSNSMINLSYSYGSKGVIENVLIKENYHLFTLNMSLEDLWFRQRKIN; encoded by the coding sequence ATGAAGAAAATTAAATTATCCTATTTAACGAGTATAGTAACCCTTATTATTTCAATTCATTCAGGATATTCACAATCAGAAGCTTTAACTAGTTCTCCCTATTCCTTATATGGTTTAGGAGTAATTAACCAAACAAGTATTGGAAAGTCCAATGCCTTAGGATATACGGGAATTGGTTTAAAGACAGATTCTGAAATTAACAACTTAAACCCTGCTAACTATGCTTTAATTCCACAAAACTCCTTTTTCTATGATATTGGAGTTACTGGAGAATTAAATAACTATAGTAACAGAAGTTATAGCGAAAATAAGAAAAATGTAAATTTCTCTAACATTGCTTTTGCCTTTAGAATTACAGAAGGTCTTGGCGCCGGTATTACCATGGTTCCTTATAGTGATGTTGGCTATTCTTTAGTAGGCATTCAATCTAATATTGAAGGGAGCACGGAAACTTTTGAAAGTTCAGTAACTGGTTTAGGTGCTTTGAGTGATTTAAAGCTGAATTTAGGATATTCACTTTTAGATAACCTACGATTTGGGATGAGTGCATCATTCTTATTTGGAAATATAGAAGAAACAGAATCTTTTGCCATAAGCAACAGTGCTTTTAATTTAACCGAGACAACCAATTATAGTGGTGCTCGTCTTGGATTTGGAATGCAGTTTGATCTCAGTGATAAGTTTACCTTAGGAAGTACCATGCAATTTCCTACTAGCTTAAAAGGAAGCCTTGATCGTTCGGTAAGCAAAGTAATAGAAGGATCTACAAGTGTAACCATTGAGACTGATGAACCTGATAATGCAGATAATTTTGACCTGCCCTTAGAAGTTGGGATCGGTTTTAGCGCAAAACTTTATAAGTCTTTTATGCTTAGCGCAGATTACAAAAAGAATTATTGGGATGCTACCAATCAAACAGATCTTTCCGGAAGTTATGTAGATCAAGATATTCTAGGAGTAGGTTTAGAATATATCAAGAATAAGAGTAGCTTTAAATACAGTGATCGTATTAATTATAGACTTGGTTATAATTATGATACGGGATATTTAGAAGTTAATAACAAAAAAATAAATGGCTTTAATATTACTACAGGGATAGGATTACCTGTAAGTAAAAATTCTAACTCTATGATAAATTTATCATATAGTTATGGTTCAAAAGGGGTAATTGAAAATGTCCTAATTAAAGAAAACTATCACCTATTCACCTTAAACATGAGCTTAGAAGATTTATGGTTTAGACAACGTAAAATAAACTAA
- a CDS encoding DMT family transporter — MNFKQALGYMVISTLSFTFMNATVKYLAHLPAYELVFFRSLGTLVLTLSFLTYHKIPILGNKRKLLIYRGLAGVTSMTLYFMSLKYLTMGTAVSLRYIAPIFAAFFAIFLLKEKVKFLQWIFFGIAFGGVMILKGFDGTLDPFGLVLIIAAAFFSGLVYVTISKIGKQDHPVVVVNYFMMIATITGGILSIFNWVTPKGIEWLLLLGLGIFGYFGQLYMTKAFQSGTTTQVAPLKYIEVLFTVTVGLLWFNEIYTLWSILGIVMIIGGLILNALYKSRSS, encoded by the coding sequence ATGAATTTTAAACAAGCCTTAGGGTATATGGTTATTAGTACTTTGTCTTTCACTTTTATGAATGCCACCGTAAAATATCTGGCTCATTTACCCGCCTATGAATTAGTATTCTTTAGATCCTTAGGAACGTTAGTCCTAACGCTTTCTTTTTTAACATATCACAAGATTCCAATTTTAGGAAATAAAAGAAAATTACTAATATATAGAGGTTTGGCAGGGGTCACCTCTATGACCTTATACTTTATGTCTTTAAAGTATTTAACGATGGGAACGGCAGTTTCTTTACGCTATATAGCACCAATATTCGCAGCATTTTTTGCCATTTTCCTATTAAAGGAAAAAGTGAAGTTTCTACAATGGATATTCTTCGGAATTGCTTTTGGAGGGGTAATGATATTAAAAGGTTTTGATGGCACGCTAGACCCATTTGGGTTGGTCTTGATTATAGCAGCTGCTTTTTTTAGCGGATTAGTATATGTGACGATTAGCAAAATAGGCAAGCAAGATCATCCGGTAGTTGTTGTCAACTATTTTATGATGATTGCTACAATAACAGGAGGGATACTTTCTATTTTTAATTGGGTAACTCCTAAAGGAATAGAATGGCTTCTTTTATTAGGTCTAGGGATATTTGGTTATTTTGGTCAATTGTATATGACCAAAGCATTTCAATCTGGTACTACCACCCAAGTAGCACCCCTAAAATATATAGAGGTGCTTTTTACGGTAACCGTAGGATTACTTTGGTTTAATGAAATTTATACCTTGTGGAGCATATTAGGCATCGTGATGATTATCGGCGGATTAATACTTAATGCGCTGTATAAATCTAGAAGCTCTTAG
- a CDS encoding radical SAM protein produces the protein MKDILLITPPFTQLNTPYPATAYLKGFLNTKNISSFQIDLGIEVILELFSKDQFKRIFDHANEHATIVSENCHRIYALKDVYLQTINPVIAFLQDKNPTFARQICTDGFLPEASRFQQLDDLDWAFGEMGLQDKAKHLATLYLEDLSDFIVECIDANFGFSRYAERLGRSANSFDELYGKLQEELTYIDELTLAILDHHLRTIQPKLVCFSIPFPGNLYSGFRSAQYIKKHFPTIKIGMGGGFANTELRSVTDTRVFEFFDYITLDDGELPVELLVNAVTNNPDTLGEFKRTFLMQNEKVSYINTSKRADYKQSEVGTPDYTDLLLDHYISVIEIANPMHSLWSDGRWNKLTMAHGCYWGKCTFCDISLDYIKVYEPVAAKLLVDRMETLIEQTGENGFHFVDEAAPPSLMKALAIEILKRNLIVTWWTNIRFEKNFTSDLCKLLKASGCIAVSGGLEVASDRLLKLIDKGVTVAQVAQVTRNFTEANIMVHSYLMYGYPTQTVQETVDSLEMVRQLFEVGVLQSGFWHQFALTAHSPVGINPSEYGIVPDIKEITFANNDIDFKDTTGINHEQFSFGLKKSLFNYMHGIGFETPLQQWFDFKIPKSQIAKNFIENCLETTMALSTKPTAKIIWLGGMPQLEISTKTKRGQSWEQLKMMFHDRKKAITITLEKETGEWLYQQLEKLQVQEGSLISFGALKADFETEFENFELFWFSKPLQTLKETGLLTL, from the coding sequence TTGAAAGATATTCTACTTATAACACCTCCGTTTACGCAATTAAACACGCCTTATCCCGCAACGGCTTATTTAAAAGGGTTTTTGAATACAAAAAATATTTCTTCTTTTCAGATCGATTTAGGTATTGAGGTAATTCTAGAATTATTTTCAAAAGATCAGTTTAAAAGAATATTTGATCATGCCAATGAGCATGCCACGATTGTTTCAGAAAATTGCCATCGGATTTATGCTTTAAAAGATGTTTATTTGCAAACGATAAATCCTGTTATCGCATTTTTACAAGATAAGAACCCAACATTTGCGCGACAAATTTGTACAGATGGTTTCTTACCGGAAGCCTCACGTTTTCAGCAGCTAGACGATTTAGATTGGGCTTTTGGTGAAATGGGATTGCAAGATAAAGCAAAGCATTTAGCGACTTTATATCTAGAAGACTTATCAGATTTCATCGTAGAATGTATTGATGCTAATTTTGGATTTAGCAGGTATGCGGAGCGTTTAGGACGTAGTGCAAATTCTTTTGATGAATTATACGGTAAACTACAAGAAGAGCTAACTTACATAGATGAATTAACTTTAGCTATTCTAGATCATCATTTAAGAACCATACAACCTAAATTGGTGTGTTTTTCAATTCCTTTTCCAGGTAATTTGTATAGCGGATTTAGAAGTGCACAATATATAAAAAAACATTTTCCCACCATTAAAATTGGAATGGGTGGCGGTTTTGCAAACACAGAATTACGATCTGTGACCGATACACGTGTTTTTGAATTTTTTGATTACATCACGCTAGATGATGGTGAATTACCTGTGGAATTATTAGTAAACGCGGTTACCAATAATCCAGATACGCTAGGGGAGTTTAAAAGAACCTTTTTAATGCAGAACGAAAAGGTAAGCTATATAAATACTTCGAAAAGAGCAGATTATAAGCAAAGTGAGGTAGGAACTCCTGATTATACCGATTTACTTCTAGACCATTATATTTCTGTGATTGAGATAGCAAATCCTATGCATAGCTTGTGGAGTGATGGCCGATGGAATAAATTGACCATGGCACATGGTTGCTATTGGGGAAAATGTACCTTTTGCGATATTTCATTAGATTATATAAAAGTATACGAACCCGTTGCTGCTAAGCTTCTAGTAGATAGGATGGAGACCCTTATAGAGCAAACAGGTGAAAATGGTTTCCATTTTGTAGATGAAGCAGCTCCGCCTTCTTTAATGAAGGCCTTAGCGATTGAAATTTTAAAACGAAATTTAATAGTTACTTGGTGGACCAACATACGGTTTGAAAAGAACTTCACCTCTGATTTGTGTAAGTTATTAAAGGCTTCTGGCTGTATAGCAGTTTCAGGGGGCTTAGAAGTGGCGTCTGACCGGTTACTAAAATTGATTGATAAAGGGGTGACGGTTGCTCAGGTGGCACAGGTGACACGTAATTTTACGGAGGCGAACATTATGGTGCATTCCTATTTAATGTACGGCTACCCAACGCAAACCGTTCAAGAAACCGTAGATAGCCTTGAAATGGTACGTCAACTTTTTGAAGTAGGGGTGTTACAATCAGGTTTTTGGCATCAATTTGCACTAACAGCACATAGTCCCGTTGGGATTAATCCATCAGAATATGGTATTGTCCCAGATATTAAGGAAATCACCTTTGCCAATAACGATATTGACTTTAAGGATACCACGGGTATAAATCATGAGCAATTTAGTTTCGGTTTAAAAAAGTCACTTTTTAATTACATGCATGGTATTGGTTTTGAAACTCCATTACAACAATGGTTTGATTTTAAAATTCCGAAATCACAAATTGCAAAAAACTTTATTGAGAATTGTTTAGAAACAACCATGGCACTAAGTACGAAGCCCACGGCTAAAATTATTTGGTTAGGCGGTATGCCGCAATTAGAAATTAGCACCAAAACAAAGCGTGGACAGTCTTGGGAGCAATTAAAAATGATGTTTCATGATCGAAAAAAAGCTATCACTATTACTCTAGAAAAAGAGACAGGGGAGTGGTTGTATCAACAGTTAGAAAAATTACAAGTACAAGAAGGGTCATTGATCTCATTTGGAGCCCTAAAAGCAGATTTTGAAACAGAATTTGAAAATTTCGAGTTGTTTTGGTTTTCAAAACCCCTGCAGACCTTAAAAGAAACAGGATTATTAACGCTTTAA
- a CDS encoding tRNA-dihydrouridine synthase, whose protein sequence is MSFTLLSSPLQGFTDFRFRNAFHHFFGGIDTFYAPYIRLDGKLVIKSSYQRDLQLENNTDLSLIPQVMTNDADEFLFVVKYIQDLGYTELNWNLGCPYPMVTKRGMGSGLVKEADKIDHILDRVHAETNVTVSMKMRMGYEDSSEILDTFPILDKYPIKNIAIHARIGKQLYKGGVDLDAFQRCVDSTRHKLYYNGDITSVQTFKNMQERFPSIDHWMIGRGLIADPFLPSMIKANRFEYPEDRWAIFSEFHETIYKDYDAFLSGPTPIKMKMQGFWEFFSQSFSNPQKTFKAIKKANNPRAYQSAVAEILKKEMSL, encoded by the coding sequence ATGAGTTTTACCTTACTATCTTCTCCATTACAGGGCTTTACTGATTTTCGTTTTAGAAATGCATTCCATCATTTTTTTGGTGGAATAGATACTTTTTATGCGCCTTACATTCGTTTAGATGGTAAATTGGTCATCAAGTCGTCGTATCAACGCGATTTACAGCTTGAAAATAATACCGACTTAAGTCTTATCCCTCAAGTAATGACTAATGATGCAGATGAATTCTTATTTGTCGTAAAGTACATTCAAGATTTAGGCTATACGGAGTTAAATTGGAATTTAGGTTGTCCATACCCTATGGTGACTAAACGTGGCATGGGCTCTGGGTTAGTAAAAGAAGCAGATAAGATTGATCATATTCTGGACCGCGTACACGCAGAAACCAATGTTACCGTTTCTATGAAAATGCGCATGGGTTATGAAGATAGTAGTGAGATATTAGATACGTTTCCAATTTTAGATAAATACCCTATCAAAAATATCGCAATACATGCACGTATAGGTAAGCAGCTTTATAAAGGAGGGGTAGACCTAGATGCTTTTCAACGTTGTGTGGATAGTACACGTCATAAATTATATTACAATGGTGATATTACTTCCGTACAAACCTTTAAGAATATGCAGGAACGTTTTCCAAGTATTGACCATTGGATGATTGGCCGTGGTTTGATTGCAGATCCTTTTTTACCGAGTATGATTAAAGCAAATAGGTTCGAATATCCTGAAGATAGATGGGCCATCTTTAGTGAATTTCATGAGACTATATATAAAGATTATGATGCATTTTTATCTGGACCCACTCCAATAAAGATGAAAATGCAGGGGTTTTGGGAGTTTTTCTCACAATCTTTCTCAAATCCACAGAAAACCTTTAAAGCGATAAAAAAAGCAAATAACCCAAGGGCTTACCAAAGTGCTGTAGCTGAAATTTTAAAGAAAGAAATGAGCTTGTAG
- the folE gene encoding GTP cyclohydrolase I FolE encodes MDPYKKFEEYDIEITDDVRSNYKTIIEGVGEDVTREGLVKTPERAAKAMLYLTQGYQQDPVEILKGAMFKESYDDMVIIKDIELYSLCEHHMLPFFGKAHIAYIPNGHIVGLSKIPRVVDVFARRLQVQERLTHDILECLNDTLKPKGVAVVIEASHMCMMMRGVQKQNSVTTTSGFRGQFEKQETRNEFLKLISSKLS; translated from the coding sequence ATGGATCCATATAAAAAGTTTGAAGAGTATGATATAGAAATTACGGATGATGTACGTAGTAACTATAAGACAATTATTGAAGGCGTAGGGGAAGACGTTACAAGAGAAGGTTTAGTAAAAACGCCAGAACGTGCTGCTAAAGCTATGTTATACTTAACACAAGGATATCAACAAGATCCTGTTGAGATTTTAAAAGGAGCAATGTTCAAAGAATCCTATGATGATATGGTGATCATTAAAGACATTGAATTATATTCTCTTTGTGAGCACCATATGCTACCATTTTTTGGAAAAGCTCATATTGCTTATATCCCTAATGGTCATATTGTAGGCTTAAGTAAAATACCGCGTGTTGTAGATGTTTTTGCAAGACGTTTGCAAGTTCAAGAGCGTTTAACTCATGACATATTAGAATGTTTAAATGATACTTTGAAGCCTAAAGGTGTAGCGGTAGTTATTGAGGCTTCACACATGTGTATGATGATGCGTGGTGTACAAAAGCAAAATTCTGTGACCACTACTTCTGGGTTCAGAGGGCAGTTTGAGAAGCAAGAAACAAGAAATGAGTTTTTAAAATTGATTAGTTCTAAACTTTCGTAA
- a CDS encoding ABC transporter ATP-binding protein produces MIKAENIQKYYGDLQVLKGVDLHISKGEIVSIVGPSGAGKTTLLQILGTLDIQTNKQGSQLLIKERDITALSEKELAKFRNENIGFIFQFHQLLPEFTALENVCIPAFIKNTAKNDAEKRAKELLDFLGLSHRYHHKPNELSGGEQQRVAVARALVNSPSVIFADEPSGNLDTESADNLHKLFFKLRDEFGQTFVIVTHNEELAEMADRKLTMVDGKMLTAE; encoded by the coding sequence ATGATAAAGGCAGAAAATATCCAGAAATATTATGGAGATCTTCAGGTTTTAAAAGGAGTAGATTTACACATTTCAAAAGGAGAGATTGTTTCTATTGTAGGCCCTTCTGGAGCTGGTAAAACTACCTTACTACAAATTCTAGGCACACTAGATATTCAAACAAATAAACAAGGAAGTCAGCTTCTAATAAAGGAAAGAGATATTACTGCTTTATCAGAAAAGGAGTTGGCTAAATTTAGAAATGAAAATATTGGATTTATATTTCAGTTTCACCAGTTACTTCCTGAGTTTACTGCATTAGAAAATGTATGTATTCCTGCATTTATTAAAAATACCGCAAAGAATGATGCTGAAAAAAGAGCCAAAGAATTGCTAGACTTTTTAGGCCTATCGCATCGGTATCATCACAAACCAAATGAATTATCTGGTGGAGAGCAACAACGCGTAGCTGTAGCCCGTGCTTTAGTTAATAGCCCTAGTGTTATTTTTGCGGATGAACCTAGCGGAAATTTAGATACGGAAAGCGCCGATAATCTTCACAAATTATTTTTTAAACTAAGAGATGAATTTGGTCAAACCTTTGTTATTGTAACCCACAATGAAGAGTTGGCTGAAATGGCAGATAGAAAATTAACCATGGTTGATGGTAAAATGCTAACGGCAGAATGA
- a CDS encoding CPBP family intramembrane glutamic endopeptidase, producing the protein MISEVWEYFKDPKNEPYKIHDSEKWSILKKLLVLNIAASFGLGVLMGVITTAVGADLGDHGVAEMFKKYPIYVIFFLAVILAPVLEELIFRGTLTFFKNPKFFTYAYYGSVFLFGAVHLSNFEAYADHLWLAPILVLPQTAAGIFLGFTRVKLGLVWSMLLHALHNGILLAPMLFLKFAG; encoded by the coding sequence ATGATTTCTGAAGTTTGGGAGTATTTTAAAGACCCAAAAAATGAACCTTACAAAATCCATGATTCTGAAAAATGGAGTATTCTCAAAAAACTACTGGTTCTAAATATTGCTGCTAGTTTTGGTTTAGGAGTTTTAATGGGAGTTATCACTACTGCCGTGGGTGCCGATTTAGGCGATCATGGTGTTGCAGAAATGTTTAAAAAATATCCTATTTATGTCATTTTTTTTCTAGCGGTAATTTTGGCTCCTGTATTAGAAGAGCTAATATTTAGAGGAACCTTAACTTTTTTTAAAAATCCCAAATTTTTTACATATGCTTATTATGGTTCCGTTTTTCTTTTTGGAGCCGTACATTTAAGTAATTTTGAAGCATACGCAGACCACCTTTGGTTGGCTCCTATATTGGTATTACCACAAACAGCTGCAGGAATTTTTCTTGGATTTACTCGAGTAAAACTAGGATTAGTATGGTCTATGTTATTACACGCGTTACATAATGGAATTCTACTTGCTCCGATGTTATTCCTTAAATTTGCAGGATAA
- a CDS encoding TIGR02757 family protein, with protein MKKAELKLFLDEKVIQYNHPTFLETDPIQIPHTFTRKEDVEISAFLTATIAWGNRKSIITNAKKMMTLLDNSPYDFILNHQEEDLARFDTFVHRTFNGEDLKFFIKSLQNIYIHHGGLEAVFKANIADRSLQPAIAGFKKVFFEIPHPNRTTKHVSDPMKGSAAKRINMFLRWMVRDATTGVDFGIWNTIPTAYLSCPLDVHSGNVARKLKLLKRKQNDAKALAELDANLRKMDANDPSKYDFALFGLGVFEKF; from the coding sequence ATGAAGAAAGCTGAACTTAAACTATTTCTTGACGAAAAAGTTATTCAATACAACCATCCCACTTTTTTAGAGACCGATCCTATCCAAATTCCACATACATTTACCCGTAAAGAAGATGTGGAAATCAGTGCTTTTTTAACCGCCACTATTGCATGGGGAAATAGAAAAAGTATTATTACCAATGCAAAAAAAATGATGACCTTATTGGATAATTCTCCTTATGATTTCATTTTAAATCACCAAGAAGAAGATCTCGCTAGGTTTGATACTTTTGTGCACCGCACCTTTAATGGAGAAGATCTGAAATTTTTTATTAAAAGTCTCCAAAATATTTATATACATCATGGCGGATTAGAAGCCGTATTTAAAGCCAATATTGCTGATAGATCACTACAACCTGCCATAGCCGGATTTAAAAAAGTATTTTTTGAAATCCCACATCCAAATAGAACTACGAAACATGTTTCAGATCCCATGAAAGGTTCTGCCGCTAAACGTATAAATATGTTTTTACGTTGGATGGTGCGAGATGCTACAACGGGGGTCGATTTTGGTATCTGGAATACCATTCCAACTGCTTATTTATCGTGCCCTTTGGATGTTCACTCTGGAAACGTAGCGCGCAAGTTAAAACTCCTTAAACGAAAACAAAACGATGCTAAGGCCTTGGCAGAATTGGATGCTAATCTTCGCAAGATGGATGCAAATGATCCCTCGAAATATGATTTTGCCTTATTTGGTTTAGGTGTATTTGAGAAGTTTTAA